GTGCCGGACCCGAGGATCCAGGAGCCGACCGACGCGGTCATCCGCATCACCCGCAGCGCCATCTGCGGCACCGACCTGCACTTCGTGCGTGGGACCATGGCCGGCATGCGGGAGGGCACGATCCTCGGCCACGAGGCGATCGGCACCGTCACCGAGGTCGGCGACGCCGTGCGCGGCTTCTCCCCCGGCGACCGCGTGCTGGTGTGCTCCACCATGTCGTGCGGCGTGTGCGCGCAGTGCCGCGCGGGCAGCACGGCGCAGTGCGACGTCGCCAACCCGAACGGCCCGCAGGCCGGGACCTCCTTCTTCGGCGGGCCCGAGACGACGGGCCCCGTCGACGGCCTGCAGGCCGAGTACGCGCGGATCCCCTGGGCGGCGCACACGCTCATCCCGCTCCCCGACACGGTCAGCGACGACCAGGCGATCCTCCTCAGCGACATCTTCCCCACCGCCTGGTTCGGCGCCGAGCTCGCGGGCATCCGGCCGGGCGACACCGTGGCGGTCCTCGGCGCGGGCGTCGTCGGGCAGTTCGCCGTCGCGTCCGCCTTCCGCATGGGCGCCGGGCGCGTGTTCGCGATCGACCACGTGGAGACGCGGCTCGCGATGGCGCTCGAGCAGCACGCCGAGGTGATCCACTTCGAGCGCGAGGACCCGGTGGCCGCGGTGATGGAGGCGACCCTCGGGATCGGCGTGGACGCGGTGATCGACGCGGTCGGCGTCGATGCGCAGCGCCCGCACGCGGGTCCCGCCGCCGAGGAGGCCGAGCAGCAGGCGGACTCGTTCGCCGCCGAGGTCGCGCAGGTCGCGCCCGGCGCCTCCCCGCACGACGGCTTCTGGGTCCCCGGCGACGCGCCGAGCCAGGCCGCGCAGTGGGCCGTGCAGATGGTGCGGAAGTCGGGGCGCATCGGGATCATCGGCGTCTACCCGCCCCAGCTCACGTCGTACCCGATCGGTGCCGCGATGAACAAGAACCTCACGATCCGCATGGGCAACTGCGACCACCGCCGCGTCACGCCGCCGCTCATCGACCTCGTCGCGTCCGGCGTGTTCGACCCCACGCGCTTCATCACGCAGGACGAGGGGATGACGACCGCGATCGACGCCTACGAGCACTTCGACGTGCGCGAGGAGGGCTGGCTGAAGACGGTGCTCGAGGTCGGCTGACCCGCGCGCCGCCGCCCGGCGCACGACGCGCCCGGGCGGCGGCGCGGCCCTCCCGGCCCCTCCCTCGTTCGAACATGCGTTCGAGCATCCGGGCTATGCTCGCGCCATGAGCATCGCGTTCCAGGCCTCCCTCTTCGACGACCTCCAGGCGGAGCCGACGCTCGGCGCCCTCGGCGGGGAGGTCGAGCGGCTCGACCTGGGGCAGGGCGCGTGGCTCGACATCCGGCCCGGCTGGGTCGCCGACTCGGACGCGCTGTTCGAGCGCCTCGTGGAGGACGTCGAGTGGACGGCCGACACGCGCCTCATGCACGGCCGCGTGGTCGAGGTCCCGCGGCTGCTCTCCTGGTTCGGGCCGCGCGCGACGCTGCCGGCGCCCGTGCTCGTGGAGGCGCGCGAGGCGCTGAACGACCACTACGGCCGCCCGCCCGGGCAGGTGCTCGAGACGGCGGGACTCTGCTTCTACCGCACGGGCGACGACAGCGTCGCGTGGCACGGCGACCGCGTCGGGCGCGCCATCGACCGCGACACCATGGTCGCCATCGTCTCGGTCGGTGCCGCCCGCACCCTCTCGCTGCGGCCGAAGGGCGGCGGCCAGGTGCGGCGCTTCCCGCTCGGGCACGGCGACCTCGTCATCATGGGCGGCAGCGCCCAGCGCACCCACGAGCACGCCATCCTCAAGACGGCCTCGGCTGTGGGGCCGCGCATCAGCATCCAGTTCCGGCCGGTCTGGCCCGCGTAGGCGAGCGCCGGTCCGAGGCGGCGGGGATCGCGGCGGCGGACGCGCGGATCAGGCGCGGGCGCGTCCTCCCTCGGACGCGTCGGGGCCGCCCGCCGCGTCGGCGGCCGCGTGCCGATCCCCGTCCGACCCGGATGCGGACTCCACGCGCGCCAGGTCGAGCGGGCGGGCGTCGCGCACGACCTCCGCGACGCCCTCGAGCCCCAGGTGCGCGAGCAGCGGGATCCAGAGACGGCGCAGGCGCTCCGCCAGGCCGCCGTCCGGCGCCTGCGGGAAGCGGTGGGCGAGCAGGCCGAAGGTCGCGCTGAGGAGCACGTCCACGGTGGCGTCGACCTCCACGCCGCGCACGTCCTGGAGCGCCAGCTCGGCCTCGAGGTGCCGGCGCGTGAAGGTCCAGATGTCGAAGCGGCGCTCGATCGCGAGGCCCAGCCGCGGCATGTCCTGCTGCAGGCGGACGGCACCTGCCGCGATCGGGCACACCTCCACCGTGCGCGCGGCGGTGAGGAGGAAGACGACGAGCTCCGGCAGGGCTCCCGGCCCGCCCAGCTCGGCCTCGATGCGCAGCCACCTGTCCTCCTGGTCAGCGACCACGGCGCCCGCGAGGCGCTCCTTCGAGGCGAACAGGTGGTAGCCGATGGCCGACTTGGGCTTCCCCATCGCCTCGGCCACGCGGGAGAACGACGTGCCCTCGTAGCCGCGCGCCGCGAACTGGGCGCCCGCCGCCTCGACGATCTCGCGCCGTGCGCGGGCCACCGCCTGCTGCCGCTGGTCCACGTGGTGCTCCCGTCCCGCTCCTGGCACAGGAGCGCCTCGGACGGTACCGGCGCGGACCGACGGGAGGGCGACCGCCAGGTGAACGGCTCGTGCCGCCCGCCCGCCCGCTCGCGTCGCGGGCCCGAGGGCGGCGTGCCTCACCAGCGGAGCAGCAGCACGTCGGATCCGCCCTCGCGCCCCACGGGCACGAAGCCGAGCGACGCGTAGAGGGCGCGGGCGCGGTCGTTGCCGTCCTCCACGCTGAGGCTCACGGCCGGGGCGCCGGATGCGCGCACCGCCGCGACGAGCGCCACGAGCATCCGCCGCCCGACGCCGCGACCGCGCGCGGCGGGAACGAGCGCCGTGCCGAGCTCGGGGACGTCCGGTGCGACGAAGCCGTAGCCGCGGTCGTCCTCCGCGAAGAGGCGCGCCCACGCGGCGCCGACGGGAGCGCCGTCGACCTCCGCGACCACGCCGACGTCGCCCGCGCGCGGCCATCCGGCCAGGTAGTGCGCGAGCTCGGGCGTCGCGCGGATCCGCTCGCGCGTCATCGCCCCGTCGCCGCGCCAGTCCATCGACGCGAGCAGCATGTCCTCGAGGAACGGCAGGTCGTCGGCGCGCGCCGGGCGGAGCGCGACTCCGTCGCCGGCGGTCACTCGTCCGGCGCCGGCACCGGCACGGGCGCGATGCGCGACTCGAGCCAGCTCCGGAGGTCCGCCACCACCTCGTCGCGGTTCGTCTCGTTGTAGATCTCGTGCCGCGCGCCCGGGTAGACGATGAGCAGGACGTCGCTGAGGCGCGACCGCCGGCTGTAGTCGCGCGCGAGCAGCTGCATCCCGCGCCGGCCGCCGAGCGAGTCCTCCTCGCCGCCCTGGATCAGGACGGGGAGGTCCACCGCGAGCTTCCGCGGCGGGCGGCCCATGATCTGCACGGAGTCGCGCATCCGGTACGGCTTCAGCGCGTTGACGTCGAAGTTCCGGTCGTCGGCACCGAACGCGCGCTGCGCCTCCGGGTCCCGCGAGAGCCACTCGAAGCCGGACGCCGCCGGGTGCCGCCAGCGCTTGTTGAGGTCGCCCGTGTTGATGACGCCGGGCATCGCGAGCGACGCCCCGCTCAGCACGAGCCCCGCGTACAGGTGCGCGGCGCGGGCGACGATGCGCTGGGCGAGGAGCGCGCCCCAGCTGTGGCCGAGGAGCACGAGCGGGAGGTCGGGGTGGTCCCGGCGGAGCTGCTCGCTGACGAGCTGGATCCCGTCGAGCGCCGCGAGGTGCCGCCGGGGTCCCAGCACGCCGATCCCGAGGTGGCCGAGGCCCGTGGCGCCGTGCCCGCGGTGGTCGTCGGCCGCGACCGTGAACCCCACGGCGTTGAGGTCCCGGGCCAGGCGGACGTACCGCAGCGCGTGCTCGCCGACTCCGTGCGCGATGTGCACGACGGCGCGCGGCTGCTCCGCCTCCCACACGTAGTAGTGGAGGGTCACGCCCTCGGCGTCCACGATGGTGCGGTGGTCGGCTCCTCCGGTGGAGCGCTCCTCGTCGGGCATGGGTCCAGACTAGGCGCGCGCGCCCGGCCGCCAGGGGTCAGGACTCGCGCGTGATCTCCACCCGCACGAACAGCTTCGACCGGAACGGCCCCGCGTAGATTCCCCGCAGCGGCGCCACGTCGCGGTAGTCGCGCCCGCGGCCGACGAGCACGTGGCGGTCGCCGATGTCGATGAGGTTCGTGGGATCCCAGCCGCGCCACTCGCCGCAGAACCACTCGACCCAGGCGTGCGACTCGCCCGTGACGGTCTCGCCCACGGCGGCGTTCGGCTTCGGGTGCAGGTAGCCGCTGACGTAGCGCGCGGGGATCCCCACGTGCCGGAGCGCGCCGATGACGATGTGGGTGATGTCCTGGCAGACGCCCCGGCCCTGCTCCCACGCCTCGCGCGCGGTCGACTGGACGCTCGTGACGCCGGCCATGTACTCCACCTCCTCGCCGATCGCCCGCGCGATCGCGGCGGCGGCCTCGCACGGGGTGCCGGCGCCGCCCGCGATCTCCTCCGCGAGCGCCATGACCTCCTCGTGCGGGGCGGTGCGCCCGGTCTGCGCGACCTGCTCCACGTGCTCCGTCGCCCGCTCCACCTCGACCGCGAGGTCGTCCCAGCCGAGCTGGTGCGGCTCGTGCGTGCGCGGGCGCACCTCGACGAGGCTCGTCGCCGTCAGCTCGAGCGAGCGGTGGGGGCTCAGGATCTCGAACGAGGAGACGCGCGTGCCGAAGTGGTCGACGTAGGTGTGATGGCCCGGCTTCGGCTGGATGTCGAGGTTCGAGTCCAGGACGAACTGGTTCTCGCTCGACACGGGCAGCATCCGCGCCTCGTTGTACGACGCCGTCACCTCGCCCTCGTAGTGGAAGCCGGTCCGGTGGGTGATGCGCAGGCGGTTCACGAGTTCTCTCCTACCCAGCTCGGTGCCGCGTTGGTGGGGAAGTAGCGCTGGCGGACGGCCTCGGAGGTGGCGCTGGTGGCCTCCTGCACGGCGTCCATGAAGCGCGGGAGGTCGTCGAGGATCTCCTGGATCGGCCGGTACTCCAGCTCGCTCCGGATCTGCCCGAGCAGGCGCTGCGCCTGGTCGGACACCCCGAGGCGGTCCGTGCGCGGCTCGATGTCGTGCAGGCACTGCTCGGCGCGGCGGATGGAGTGCGTGATCGACCGCGGGAACAGCCGGTCGAGCAGCAGGAACTCCGCCGCGTTGCGCGCGCTCGGCACCCCGCGGTAGGTGCGGAGGTAGGCCTCGTACGCGCCGCAGGAGCGGAGGATCGTGGTCCACGACGGGCCGCTCGCCTCGGTGAGGGCGCGCGTGGCGAGGAGGCGCGCGGTCATGTCGGCGCGCTCGATGGAGCGGCCGAGCGTGAAGAACTGCCACGCCTCGTCGCGGCTCGTGCCCGACTCGACGAGCCCGACCGCGAGGGCCGAGCGCTCGCGGACCCAGCCGAAGAACTCGTGCACGCGGTCGTTCGCGATCTTCCGGGGCATGCGGGCGCGCGTCGTGTTGAGGCACTCCCAGAGCTCGCTCGAGACGATCTCGCGGGCGCGGCGCGCGTTCTCCCGCGCGGCGCCGAGCGAGTACGCGATGGACGCCGGTTGCGTGCGGTCCACGGCGAGGAGCGCGAGCACGTCGTCCCGGCCGAGCGCCGCGTCCGAGGGGACGTCGCTGCCCATCACGCTGAGGAGCGACCGGCAGGCGGTGTCCTCGTCGATCCACGGGTCCTCGAGGAGGAGCTGGAGGTGCACGTCGAGGATGCGGGCGGTCCCGTCGGAGCGCTCGATGTAGCGGCCGATCCAGAACAGCGACTCGGCGATGCGCGACAGCATGGGCATCAGCGGTCCCCCTCGGTGGTGGCGGTCGTGCGGGCGGCGGCGGGCGCGGCGGGTGCGGCGGCGGCGGCGGACGACGCGGGACCCGCCTGCTGCTGCTGCTCGTGCTGGTCGCGGTTGCGCGGGGCGTCCTGCGGCGACTGGTCGGGCGCCTTCTCGCCGGGCGCGATGATCGGGATCGACGTGGTCACCGCGGCCTGGTCGGCCACGAGCGCCTGCACGCTGCGCTCGCGCGTGGCCGCCGGGAAGGCGCGGTCGCCGACGACCCAGGTGTCCTTGGATCCGCCGCCCTGGCTGCTGTTGACCACGAGCTGGCCCTCGGGGAGCGCGACGCGCGTGAGGCCGCCGGGCAGCACCCAGATGTCCCGGCCGTCGTTGACCGCGAAGGGGCGGAGGTCGGCGTGGCGCGGGCGCATGCCGTCCTCCACGAGCGTGGGGATGGTGGAGAGCTGCACCACGGGCTGCGCGATCCAGCCGCGCGGGTCCTTCAGCAGCCGCGCGCGCAGCTCGGCGAGCTCGCCCGCGGACGCCGCCGGGCCGACCACGAGGCCCTTGCCGCCGGATCCGTCGACGGGCTTCACGACGAGCTCCGGCAGCCGGTCGAGCACCTCCTCGAGCGAGTCGGGCTCCTCGAGGCGCCACGTGTCGACGTTCGGGATGATCGCGTCCTCGGCCAGGTAGTAGCGGATGAGGTCCGGCAGGTACGTGTAGACGAGCTTGTCATCGGCCACGCCGTTGCCGACCGCGTTCGCGATGGTGACGTTGCCGAGGCGCGCGGCGAGCATGAGGCCGGGCGAGCCGAGCATGGAGTCGGCGCGGAACTGCAGCGGATCCAGGAACTCGTCGTCGACGCGGCGGTAGATGACGTCGACGCGCATGGGGGCCGCCCGTGGTGCGCATCCAGACGCGGCCGCCGGAGCAGAAGAGGTCGCGGCCCTCGACCAGCTCGACGCCCATGAGGCGCGCGAGGAGCGTGTGCTCGAAGTAGGCGCTGTTGTAGACGCCGGGCGTGAGGACGACCACGTTCGGGTCGTCGACGCCGTCGGGCGCGCTCGCGCGGAGTGCCTGGAGGAGCTTGTTCGGGTAGTCGCCGACCGGGCGGACCCGCATCGAGACGAACAGCTCGGGCAGCGTCTGCGCCATGACGCGGCGGTTGGAGATGACGTAGCTGACGCCGGAGGGGACGCGCACGTTGTCCTCGAGGACGCGCATCTCGCCGGCCTCGTCGCGCACGAGGTCGATGCCCGAGACCTGGATGCGCACGCCGTTCGCCGGGTCGATGCCCGCGGCCTGGCGATGGAAGTGGCTCGACGAGCTGATGAGGCGGGCGGGGATCACGCCGTCGCGGATCGCGCGCTGCGGCCCGTACACGTCGGCGAGGAACGCCTCGAGCGCCCGGACCCGCTGGGCGACGCCCTTCTCGAGCCGGCTCCACTCGGCCTGCTCGATGACGCGCGGCACGGCGTCGAGCGGGAAGGGCCGCTCCTCGCCCGCGAAGTCGAAGGTGACGCCCTGCGCGAGGTAGCTGGTGGCGAGCGCGTCGGTGCGGTCCTTCAGCTCCTCCTTGGTCATGCGGGAGAGCGCCGCGTGGATCTCGCGGTAGGCCGCCCGCGTGACGGCCGGCCCGCCGTCGGCGGGCGGATCCCGGAACATCTCGTCGAACGGCATCGCGCCGCCGGAGGCTCGCCGTGCGGCTGCGAGCGTGCCGTATCCCTCGAACAGATCACCCATGGCCGGAGCCTAACCGCGGCGTGTGTCGCGGGTGTTTCGGGCCGCGGGCGGCGGATGCGCCGCGCGCGGACGGGCCCGGGAGCCGGTCAGGCGTCGGTGCGCTTGAGGACGTGCGCGGGGATCGCGATGGACGCGGAGACGAGCAGGACGCCGGCGAAGAAGCTGAGCAGCTCGAAGCCCTCGATGTAGAACGCGAACGCGAACAGGGCCATGCCGCCGAGGAAGAGGGCGAACGCGATGATGAAAGCGACGATGTTCACGAGGGCACCTGATCCATTCCGAGACTGTGGGCGACCGCCGCGCGCCGGGCGCGGGTGCGGTCACGTCCGAGTCTACGAGATCGCGGCGCGGGCGTCGCCCGGCGGGGCGACGGGATCAGCGCGCGGCCTGCTCCGGGCGGATCCCGCCGGCCAGCGCCTGGTACGCGCGCTGCGGACCGGGCGAGCGGGTGAGCGACGCCGCGATGGCGTCGAGCCCCGCGCGCTGCATGCCGGACGGGTTGAGCAGGGCCTTGGCTGCCTGCCGCAGCTCGGTGACCGTCGCCACGTTCGGCGCGAGCGCGATCCCGAGCCCGGCCTCCTCGAGGGCGGCGGCGCCCGCGAACTGGTCGGTCGACAGCGGCAGCACGAGCATGGGCACGCCCGCGGTCGCCGCCTCGGTGACGGAGTTGTTGCCG
The nucleotide sequence above comes from Clavibacter sp. B3I6. Encoded proteins:
- a CDS encoding helix-turn-helix domain-containing protein — encoded protein: MDQRQQAVARARREIVEAAGAQFAARGYEGTSFSRVAEAMGKPKSAIGYHLFASKERLAGAVVADQEDRWLRIEAELGGPGALPELVVFLLTAARTVEVCPIAAGAVRLQQDMPRLGLAIERRFDIWTFTRRHLEAELALQDVRGVEVDATVDVLLSATFGLLAHRFPQAPDGGLAERLRRLWIPLLAHLGLEGVAEVVRDARPLDLARVESASGSDGDRHAAADAAGGPDASEGGRARA
- a CDS encoding alpha-ketoglutarate-dependent dioxygenase AlkB; protein product: MSIAFQASLFDDLQAEPTLGALGGEVERLDLGQGAWLDIRPGWVADSDALFERLVEDVEWTADTRLMHGRVVEVPRLLSWFGPRATLPAPVLVEAREALNDHYGRPPGQVLETAGLCFYRTGDDSVAWHGDRVGRAIDRDTMVAIVSVGAARTLSLRPKGGGQVRRFPLGHGDLVIMGGSAQRTHEHAILKTASAVGPRISIQFRPVWPA
- a CDS encoding transglutaminase family protein, with translation MNRLRITHRTGFHYEGEVTASYNEARMLPVSSENQFVLDSNLDIQPKPGHHTYVDHFGTRVSSFEILSPHRSLELTATSLVEVRPRTHEPHQLGWDDLAVEVERATEHVEQVAQTGRTAPHEEVMALAEEIAGGAGTPCEAAAAIARAIGEEVEYMAGVTSVQSTAREAWEQGRGVCQDITHIVIGALRHVGIPARYVSGYLHPKPNAAVGETVTGESHAWVEWFCGEWRGWDPTNLIDIGDRHVLVGRGRDYRDVAPLRGIYAGPFRSKLFVRVEITRES
- a CDS encoding alpha/beta fold hydrolase: MPDEERSTGGADHRTIVDAEGVTLHYYVWEAEQPRAVVHIAHGVGEHALRYVRLARDLNAVGFTVAADDHRGHGATGLGHLGIGVLGPRRHLAALDGIQLVSEQLRRDHPDLPLVLLGHSWGALLAQRIVARAAHLYAGLVLSGASLAMPGVINTGDLNKRWRHPAASGFEWLSRDPEAQRAFGADDRNFDVNALKPYRMRDSVQIMGRPPRKLAVDLPVLIQGGEEDSLGGRRGMQLLARDYSRRSRLSDVLLIVYPGARHEIYNETNRDEVVADLRSWLESRIAPVPVPAPDE
- a CDS encoding GNAT family N-acetyltransferase codes for the protein MTAGDGVALRPARADDLPFLEDMLLASMDWRGDGAMTRERIRATPELAHYLAGWPRAGDVGVVAEVDGAPVGAAWARLFAEDDRGYGFVAPDVPELGTALVPAARGRGVGRRMLVALVAAVRASGAPAVSLSVEDGNDRARALYASLGFVPVGREGGSDVLLLRW
- a CDS encoding alcohol dehydrogenase catalytic domain-containing protein, with product MKAVVWHGEGDIRLDEVPDPRIQEPTDAVIRITRSAICGTDLHFVRGTMAGMREGTILGHEAIGTVTEVGDAVRGFSPGDRVLVCSTMSCGVCAQCRAGSTAQCDVANPNGPQAGTSFFGGPETTGPVDGLQAEYARIPWAAHTLIPLPDTVSDDQAILLSDIFPTAWFGAELAGIRPGDTVAVLGAGVVGQFAVASAFRMGAGRVFAIDHVETRLAMALEQHAEVIHFEREDPVAAVMEATLGIGVDAVIDAVGVDAQRPHAGPAAEEAEQQADSFAAEVAQVAPGASPHDGFWVPGDAPSQAAQWAVQMVRKSGRIGIIGVYPPQLTSYPIGAAMNKNLTIRMGNCDHRRVTPPLIDLVASGVFDPTRFITQDEGMTTAIDAYEHFDVREEGWLKTVLEVG
- a CDS encoding alpha-E domain-containing protein, translating into MLSRIAESLFWIGRYIERSDGTARILDVHLQLLLEDPWIDEDTACRSLLSVMGSDVPSDAALGRDDVLALLAVDRTQPASIAYSLGAARENARRAREIVSSELWECLNTTRARMPRKIANDRVHEFFGWVRERSALAVGLVESGTSRDEAWQFFTLGRSIERADMTARLLATRALTEASGPSWTTILRSCGAYEAYLRTYRGVPSARNAAEFLLLDRLFPRSITHSIRRAEQCLHDIEPRTDRLGVSDQAQRLLGQIRSELEYRPIQEILDDLPRFMDAVQEATSATSEAVRQRYFPTNAAPSWVGENS